The Bacillota bacterium DNA segment GTCCTGTGGACCATCGACTCCCTGGACTGGTGGGGGCTCTCAAAGGAACAAATCATCCAGAACGTCGTGCCCGCCCTTAAGAGTGGGGTCATAATCCTGCATCATTCGTCTGGAGGGCCGCAGGAAGACCTCACCGGCACGCTCGAGGCGTTGCCTGAGATAATCCAGACCCTCAAGGACCAGGGATACCGCTTCCTGACCATACCCGAGGTACTAGATGACATAGGGCGGCAACGCGACAAAGCCTCTGCCAACGCGCGAGACGTCGGGACGCCGGTAGCCGGGATAGCCGGGCGTACGGCGGCGCCGGGCGTCTCACCGTGACCCGGCCTCCTCCCCCGAGCAGCTCTCATGCCCCTCGTCACTGCATGACGACGCTGCTGGGCTGCCCGTCGTCGCCTGCTTCCGGTTGAAGGCGAGCAGTTTCTCGCGGAGCTTGCTCGCCCCCGCGATTCCCGGACGGGTCATCTGCTCTGGGCTCAGAATGAGGCCCAGCTCCTCCTCGGTCAGAAGACCGGTCTGTAGCACGAGGTCCCTCACAGGTTTTCCCGACATCAGAGCCTCCTTAGCGATCGCGGAAACCGTGTCGTAGCTCAGATAAGGGTTCAGCGCCGTAAGGATTCCCACGTTGTTCTCGACAACCGCCCGGCACCTGTCCTCGTTCGCCGTTATCCCTGTAACACACTTGTCCACGAACATGTTCACGGCGTTGTTGAGGATGTCTATCGATTGCAGCAGGTTGAACACCAACACCGGCTCGAACACGTTGAGCTCGAGTTGACCCGCTTGAGCAGCGAGCATAATAGTCACGTCGTTTCCGATGATCTGGAACGCCGCCTGGTTCACGGCCTCGGCGATGACAGGGTTCACCTTGCCCGGCATGATGGAGGACCCGGGCTGAACGGGCGGAAGGTTTATCTCCTTAAGGCCCGCGAATGGACCCGAAGCGAGCAGCCTCAAGTCGTTGGCGATCTTCGAAAGCGTGATCGCGCACATCTTGACCGAGGACGAGACGTCCGTGAACAAGTCCACGTTCTGAGTGGCGTCCACGAGGTTCTCCGCGAGGCGAAGGGCGTATCCCGTTATGTTCTCGAGCTCCTCCACGACGAGCCTCATGTACTCTGGGTCGGCGTTCAAACCTGTCCCCACGGCCGTCGCGCCCATGTTGATCGCAAGCAACCCGTCAGCGCTCCTGGCTATGCGTTCCAAGTCGCGCTTGACCGCTCCTGCGTACGCCCCGAACTCCTGGCCCAGGGTGATCGGGACGGCGTCCTGCAGGTGAGTCCGACCCATTTTGATGACGTCCCTGAATTCCTCGGATTTCTCGCGGAGCGCGTGGACCAGCCTGTTCAGTGCCTTGATTGCCGGATGCACTTGCTGAAGCATGGCGAGCTTCGCGGCGGTCGGGAACACGTCGTTCGTGGACTGCGACATGTTGACGTGGTTCAGCGGGTGGACCATTTCATACTGGCCCTTCCTGCCCCCGAGGATCTCGATGGCCCTGTTCGCGAGGACCTCGTTCACGTTCATGTTCATGGACGTCCCGGCCCCGCCCTGTATGAC contains these protein-coding regions:
- the aspA gene encoding aspartate ammonia-lyase, with the translated sequence MGERGLEARAKTRLEKDLLGTREVPEDAYYGIQTLRSAENFQITGIRMHPALVTSFAVVKKAAALANMRMGYLREEIARAIVQAADEVIAGGLRDQFIVDVIQGGAGTSMNMNVNEVLANRAIEILGGRKGQYEMVHPLNHVNMSQSTNDVFPTAAKLAMLQQVHPAIKALNRLVHALREKSEEFRDVIKMGRTHLQDAVPITLGQEFGAYAGAVKRDLERIARSADGLLAINMGATAVGTGLNADPEYMRLVVEELENITGYALRLAENLVDATQNVDLFTDVSSSVKMCAITLSKIANDLRLLASGPFAGLKEINLPPVQPGSSIMPGKVNPVIAEAVNQAAFQIIGNDVTIMLAAQAGQLELNVFEPVLVFNLLQSIDILNNAVNMFVDKCVTGITANEDRCRAVVENNVGILTALNPYLSYDTVSAIAKEALMSGKPVRDLVLQTGLLTEEELGLILSPEQMTRPGIAGASKLREKLLAFNRKQATTGSPAASSCSDEGHESCSGEEAGSR